GAGATCGATGGGCTCCTCGAGGTTGGCCTCCATCAGCGCGACGATCTCCTGTAGTCGCGGCTGGGTGGTGCCCAACACATGCTTGAGCGGCACCCGCTGCTGATCCTGCTCACCACGCACTCGATCGTAGATGAACATATCGGAGATGCCGGCCGCCAGTTCACGTCCGTGATCACGACCGATCATGGTCAGGATCATGTCCATCGGCGCCGTACCACCGGAAGCCGTACAACGCTCCCGGTCAATGGCAAACAGCTTCGGGGTCAGACGGATACCCGGATAGGCTTCCTGGAGTGCCGCCTGACACTCCCAATGGGTGCTCACTTCATAGCCATTGAGCAAACCCGCTCGGGCCAACGCCCACGCACCGGTACACACCGCACCGAAACGCTTCACCTGGCGGCTCTGAGCTCGTAGCCAGCTGACATGGCCATTGGCGACTGTCTGTGTCGGCGCAATACCTCCGCAGACCACAATCATATCCAGCGACAAGGGCACCGTCGTCGAGGTGTCCGGTGTCACCGTGAGCCCGTCACTGGCCTGAACTTCCGAGCCATCCAGACTCAGCGTGAACCAGCGGTACAGCTCCTGGCCGGACAGCTGATTGGCCATACGCAACGGCTCGATAGTCGAGGCCAGGGAAATCAGGGTGAAATTATCAAGCAGCAGAAAACCTATAGTCTGGGGAGCGGTGCCGCCAGGCGTCACCGGAGGTTTCACGGTCATAGTCATGGTCATCTCCATCGTGGTCGGTGCCGCTGCTGAACGCCGAACCGCGCGCCAGATCAAGTCCCGTGCCACCATGCTTGCTTTATTTTTGGCATTGCCTGGAGTAAGGAAGCGTTTCTTTCATCCTTGAGCTGCCACTTTATGACGCTGTTGCGAAACGCGCATTCAAATATTCTCTATCACCCCCCCCCTACATAGTTGTTTGCGACAATGATGTCGCAAACAACTATGTCACAAACAACCATGTCACAAACAACCATGTCGCAAACAACCATGTCGCAAACGACATTGCCACCCCGGCTTCCATTGCGTCGCCAGCGTACGCCAGATATGCAACAGGCCAGTTCCGAGAACGGAACTGGCCTGCCT
This Halomonas huangheensis DNA region includes the following protein-coding sequences:
- a CDS encoding GlxA family transcriptional regulator; amino-acid sequence: MTMTVKPPVTPGGTAPQTIGFLLLDNFTLISLASTIEPLRMANQLSGQELYRWFTLSLDGSEVQASDGLTVTPDTSTTVPLSLDMIVVCGGIAPTQTVANGHVSWLRAQSRQVKRFGAVCTGAWALARAGLLNGYEVSTHWECQAALQEAYPGIRLTPKLFAIDRERCTASGGTAPMDMILTMIGRDHGRELAAGISDMFIYDRVRGEQDQQRVPLKHVLGTTQPRLQEIVALMEANLEEPIDLDELASYVSLSRRQLERLFQRNLHCSPSRYYMRLRLNRARQLLKQTSLSIIDIAAACGFVSTPHFSKCYRECFGIPPREERLGWSSFSPVVSPTPGPVPLLDDSLTMEPVSRAMAALDRARGEPTYGSLRIAPRP